DNA sequence from the Deltaproteobacteria bacterium HGW-Deltaproteobacteria-2 genome:
CGGCGTACACTAAAAAGTACGCCTCGTTCCTCAATATTTGCACGCCTTGCCTCTGGAACTTTTTACAAAGTCGCTAATTTGCAACTTTTAATTCCATTCTGCGGGAACAATTTTAAATGAATGTTCCCCGGACAAAGCAATCAATCCGATCCCAAATACGCGGAAATCACCGCCGGATTCTCCTGAATTTCCCTCGGCGTTCCTTCGGCCAGTTTTTTCCCCAGATTTAAAACAACGATAGAATCACAAATATCCATCACCAGATCCATATCGTGTTCCACAAGAGTTACCGTGATGCCTGCTTTTCTTATTTTACGGATGAGCAGTGCCAGTTCGTCGGTTTCTCTGGTATTCAAACCTGCGGCAGGCTCATCCATCAGAATCACCCGCGGCTGGGCAGCCAACGCCCGGGAAATTTCCAGCAGTCGTCCCTTACCAAAAGGCAAATTGCCGGCCTTCATATCGGCCAGATCAGCCATGCCGGTAAATTTCAGCCACTCCATGCTCTTTTCCCGAATATACTTTTCTTCTTTAAGATGGCCGGGCAACTTAAAGGCGCAGGAAAAAATACCACTCCTGCTTCTGGTATGCAGTCCGACCATGACATTTTCCAGCACGGTCATCTGGCCGAACAACTCCACATTCTGAAACGTGCGCACAAGACCAAGTCCTGCCAGCTCCTCCGTGTTCAAAAAAGAAATGTTTTTCTCGCCCAGATAAACTTCTCCCGCTGTCTGGGTATAAAGACCGGTTACAATATTAAAAAGCGTGGTCTTTCCCGCACCGTTAGGACCGATGACGCCGGTTATCGAACCGTCCTCCACACAAAAAGAAACATCTTCCAGCGCGGTAAGTCCGCCGAACATTTTGGTTATGCCGCTAAGCCTGAGCATTGTTGTCCTTTTTTATCTTCATTTTCGCGCTGGCAAATTCTGCCAATTTCTCAATGCCGCTGACAAGACCACCGGGCATGAACATAGTCATTAAAATTAACATCAATCCATAAACAACGATATCAAAATCCTGAAAAACGCGTAGAAATTCCGGAAGCATTGTCAGAATTGCCGCACCCAGAAATGAGCCATAAATACTGCCCAGACCGCCAATAACCACCATTGTGAGCAGTTCAACGGAAAAATTGAATCCGAATGACGCCGGAGCGATAAAAGTCATGATATGGGCATAGAGACTTCCGGCTATTGCGGAAATAACGGCGGAAACAGTAAAAATCTGCACCTTAAGAATTCTGGCGTTAACTCCCATGACACGGGCAGCCACTTCCGAATCATGAATGGCTCTCAGCGCGCGACCGATTCTAGACTGGAATAAATTGATGGATAATAACATTACGGCCAGAGTGAATACCCAGACCAGATAATAATTATTCAGATCATTGTCAAAAATCAATGAGCCGATATGAAGATTCGGTATTCCGGATAATCCTGAAGGGCCCCCGGTAAAATCAACGGTTTCGTTGAAAATTATATACATGATGATACCGAAGCCAAGCGTAGCCATTGCCAGATAATGTCCCTTAAGTTTTAAAATAGGAAAGCCTATAACGAAAGCCAGAGCCCCGGCACAAAAGGCAGCCAGAATAATTATCAGAAAGGGATCTACCGGAAACCTGGTCGTGATTACACCGGAAATATAAGCGCCCATACCGAAAAAGGCGGCGTGTCCGAGTGAAATCTGCCCGGCATATCCCATCAGTAAATTTAGAGCTACGGCCAGCATGGTATTGATGCCGACAAAAACAAGCACATTTAAAAGATAATTACCCTTTAAAAAAAACGGCGCCACGAGCACTACTGCCGCGAAAATTAAAAAAATAAGTATTTGTTGCCTTTTTTCCTTCATGATATTTAATTTCTTTCAGTCTCAAATTATTGTGGGGCTGAAAATTACAGAATTTCTTAAGTTAAAACCTTTCCGTCTCTTTTTTCGTAAACAATCCTTCCGGCCGGATAAAGAGTATTAACAGCAAAATGATAAAGGCAATTGCGTCTTTGTAGCTGGCAGAGATATAACCGGCACCTAAAGATTCTAATAAACCGAGCAAAAGTCCTCCCATCACAGTGCTCAAACCGCTGCTCATTCCACCGATAATCACCGCGCAAAAACCTTTCAGACCAAGCATGACGCCGACATCATAGGAAGTCATGGTCAGCGGCGCGATAATTATTCCGGCCATAGAACCGATAGCCGAACTGATGGCAAACGATAGCAAAACCATATTTTTAACATTTATGCCGACTAATCCGGCAGCCTGCGAATTATAAGCGCAGGCACGCATAGCCTTACCAGCAATGCTGTAATTAAAAAATATTCGACCGGCCATAATGGTTAAAACAGTTACGGCAAAAATCCAAAGATGTTGGGGAAGAATAGTTGCGCCGGCGATATAAATAGGATCGTTACCGGAAAAAGCAGGCAAAGCATGTGTATCTTTTCCCCAGATAAGCATAGCTGCTCCACGAATAAAGATGCTGGCACCGATGGTAATAATGATAAGACTGAGCGGCTTCGCGTTTTGCAGAGGCCTGATGGCCAGACGTTCAAAACAAACGCCGACTATTGTCGAAATAGCAACGGCCAGAACTATTGCCGGTATGATCGACAGTTTTAAAACGGTGAGAAAAAAAACCGTCAATATGCCTCCGAGCATCACAAACTCGCCCTGCGCAAAATTTATGATGCCAGTGGCATTATAAATCATGGCAAAACCAAACCCAATCAAGGCATAAATGGCGCCGTTAGAAAGACCGGATAAAATGTATTGAAATAATTGCCGGGAGTTATCCATTTATAATATAATTCTAAATAAAAGCCCTATTTTTTATTCACAGTGCCACTCGACACATAATCTAATACCCTGAATAACCTAAAGGTCACTTGGGGGGCTCGCCAGGTCACATGGGATTACACGCCGGTAATACGCTTAACATCCCCAATATCATCTTTGATTTATAAATGGTATAAGATTATATCGTGATTCGCCAATAAATATTAACGCGGTGCGGATGACATTATCATCCGCACCGCTGACGCAGCGTTACTGATTACTTTATTATTTTATTAACTTCCAGTCGCCTTTCTCAATCTTGACCAGAACAAAAGCTTCGCTGGTAAGACCGGCATGATCCTGCGGAGAATACGTAAAGGTTCCGCCGATACCCGAAAACTTTTTAGTTTTCTCCAGTTGATCACGAATCGCCGCTGGTGAGAACCCTCCTTTTTCCATGGCACTCTTTAGAAGCATAACAGCATCCCACGCATGGCCGCCGAAATGATCACCTTCCACTTTATAATTTTTCCTGTACTCATTCACATAGTTCATCAGCGCTTTCTTCTGCGGATCTGATTTGGGCAGTTGATCGGCAACTATGACACGCCCGGACGGAAGGATAATTCCTTCTGCTCCCTCACCGGCAAGCTCAATAAATTTCTTGGAGGACACGCCATGGCTCATATACAGGGGAAGTTTTATTCCAAGCTGCTTGACGTTTCTGGCAACTTTGGCCGGACCGGGATTCGTTCCCCAGCAAATAATCGCCTGAGCTTCGCTGTCGCGTATTTTTGTCAGTTGAACAGTCATATCGTCATCTTTCGGACCATACGTTTCATCTGAAATTATCTTCATGCCGAATTCTTTGGACTGTAATTTAAGCTGTTCTCTGCCTGATGATCCGAAACCATCCGATACGGTGAGTATTGCTATCTTGGATATTTTCTGTTTCTGCAGATGCTTGTAAATTTTCATTACGGCGAGAACGTCGTTTTGCGCTGTCTTGAATACCCATTTCTTCACCGGATCGGTTATTTTAATACCTGCTGCGCATGAAACGAGGGGTATTTCCGCCTTTTCAACCACGGGGATTACTGCCATGCTGTCACCGGTCGTGCTGGGTCCGATTATAGCCACTACTTTATCATCTTTAATTAACTTATTGACGCCCTGTACAGCCTTGGTGGCATCGCCCTGGGTATCATAGACGACAAGTTCCAGTTTGCGCCCCTTTATTCCGCCTGCTTTGTTTATCTGGGCCACCATCATTTCCGCGGTATTGCGTTCCGGCTCACCGAGAAATGATGCAGGACCGGACACAGAAAACAGCGCACCGATCTTTACAGGTTCAGCGGCAAAAACTATTGAGCCAAGTAATAAACAAAAAAATGAAACCAAAACTATCCTGAAAATACTTTTTGACATACACACCTCCATTTAAAAAATTTAGTCACCTAATCAAACGCAAAACAACATGATATAATTAATATCTTAAAAATCAACTTGATTTACTTCTGATTAATTCATTTATGTTGTTTGTTATAGAACAGGTATCCTTATAGTAAATGTTGTTCCCTTTCCTACTTCACTTTTAACTGTAATATCCCCCTTATGTCTCTGGATTATTTCATAGGTAATGCTTAAGCCCAAGCCTGTTCCCTTACCAATATCTTTAGTAGTAAAGAAAGGCTCAAATATCTTACCGATGTTCTTCTCGGAAATTCCACGGCCAGTATCAGACACCGCCATCCATATTGATTGGTCTTTATCCCATGTTTTAATTGTAATTTCACCTTGTTCTTCAATGGAATTAACGGCATTGATTAAAAGATTTACAATTACTTGATTTATCTGATGAGGATGACATTTAGTAAGAGACAGAGTGCCATAGTCCTTTTTCAGGATAGCTTTATATTTTAATTCGGGCCAGACTATACTGACGGCACTTTCGATACATTCATTGATGTCCGCTTCTTTATATTCTTCTTCATCCATTCTGGAAAAGCAATTAAGTTCGTGAATGATCTTTTTCATCCTTTCCGAACCATCAACAGATTCCTCGATAAGTTCTTTTACGTCCTTAATAACATAATCAAGTTTTAATTCCATCCGCTTTTCTTTAATTTTCTCGACCACATCCTCAGTCTTAAGAGATTCAATCACCTCCGACTGGGTTTGGATAAAATCAACTAATCGATTAATATACTTATCGAGCGTCCCCAAATTACTGGAGATAAATGCCAGGGGATTATTGATTTCGTGAGCCACACCGGCAGCCAGCTGGCCGATGGAAGCCATCTTCTCCTGCTGCAGAATCTTCAATTGAGAGGCTTTTAATTCTTCGTAGGTTTTACCAAGTTTTTCCAGGGCAAGTTGAATCTTTTCTCTGCTTTCATCAATTTCCTTGTTTTTCGTAATCAGCTCTTCCTGATTCATTTTTAAGGCATACTCCAGTTGTCTGCGTTTGGTGACATCCCGGGAAATGCCCCTGAATCCGATCAGTATTCCTTCAATATCTCTTATAACAGAAATAGACGTTTCAAAGATTAATTTAGTTCCGTCTTTTCTGGTAGCTTCCATATCCAGGATATTTACCGTTTTGTAACTTTTATCCACGGCATCTTTCAGCGTTCTAATGGTTGTTTCGTCTACAAGGTGCCAATATCTCTTGCCGATTAATTCTTCTCTGGTATATCCGACTAAATGACACATCGCATCATTAATAAAAGTAAATTTGCCAACCATATCAGTCTCATAATAAGCTTCTTCGATATCTTTAAGAATAAAGCGTCGTTTATCTTCGCTCTCGCGTAGAGCTTCTTCTATTTTTTTACGTTCAGTGCGCTTTCGACCGGGTTTTTTACGTTCGACCACTTGTTCCATTTTACCCTCATAAACAAATAATTGCTCTTTCCAGATAATGAATAAACTTTAGCAATTTACTAATGAGTTTCTGCCTTGAAGAACATAAATTTCCAGTTAAAGATCTTCCCCGGCAGGTATTTTATCCTCAAGAATAATCCCGGCAGATGTGTCGGGAAGTACTTCCACATCGCGCAATTTATTCTGTATAGTTTTTGATTTTTTGCGCGCATCATCCACGGAGCTGGCGGCTTGTTCCAACCGCTTATGCACAGCATCCAGTGTGTCGCCAAATCTGCCGAACGCTGATTTAACTTCACCCAGCACTTTCCATACTTCACTGGAACGTTTCTGAATAGCCAGCGTGCGGAAACCCATCTGCAAACTGTTTAAAAGTGCCGCAAAAGTGGTAGGACCGGTAACAACGATATGATGTTCTCGCTGCAGAACGGCAACCAAAGCCGTACGGCGGATGACCTCAGCGTAGAGCCCTTCCGAAGGCAGAAACATAATGCCGAAATCAGTCGTTTTGGGCGGCGCGAGATATTTTTGAGAAATGTCTTTGGCAGCTTTTTTTATACTCCCCTCAAGCTGACGGACAGCGCTGTCCACGGCGACGGCATCCGCCCGTTCCTGCGCGTCCAGCAGACGCTGATAATCTTCCACCGGAAATTTCGCATCTACCGGAATCAGCACGGAATCAGCGGGCGAATCGCTCTGACCGGGAAGCTTGATGGCGAATTCGACAAAATCGCTCCCATTTTCCTGTATCTTAACATTCTTTAAATATTGTTCAGGAGAAAGGATTTCTTCCAGAAGCGCGCCTAATTGCACCTCTCCCCATGTGCCGCGTATCTTGACATTGGTCAGCACCTTCTGCAAATTGCCCACATCGGCGGCCAGATTGCGCATGTCGCCCAATCCCTGATGCACCTGTTCCAGCCGATCACTCACCAGTTTAAAAGCTTCGCCTAATCTGGTTTCCAGAGTATTGTGCAGTTTTTCATTGACTGTCTCGCGCATCAGTTCGAGCTGGCGGGTATTATCTTCCTGAATCTGCTTGAGCTTCTCATCAACAACCAGCCGGACAGCTTCTATTTTCTTTTCAGTGGCAGCGGTCAGTTCTGCCAGACGCATCTGCACCGAACCCTCAAATGATTTAAATGACTGGGCCAGCTCGGTTCGTTCCTGCTGTGCCTGTACCTGCACCTCCGCGCGCGAACGCGCGATTTCTTCGCGCACCGAGCGATCGGTTCGTTCCTGAAAATCCCGCAGATTGTCCAGCCTGCTCACAAGGTTCGCAAAATCAAGAGAGCCGCGCGAGGCTCGCCAGTATAACAAAACGAAACCGGCGATTATCAGGACTATAATTATTATTAGAAATACTTCCATTTTTTCTCCGCAACCAGCCGGATGAAATTTATCCGTAAAGCGCATATCCTGAGAATGACGGCTGAATATATCGGTTCAGATACTGGTGTGTCAAGCGAAATGACCGGAGCTGATGCCGTTTCATCAGATGGCATCTTTATCACGCCAAGACCTTGTATTGATTAAGGAACATATTTGTAAGTTGCATAATTTACGGCTTTTGGGTATAAAATCGGGCGTCCGCCTGATTAGGCGGATTAAAATATTTTCTTATATTAAGGTTGAACATGGCGAGCAGAATTGAAGTTGGTTTCAAAAACGGCATTCGCGACGCTTTAGGCGAAAAAGTAAAGAGGCGGATTATCGATAACATTTCCCTGCCGGTTGAGAAAGTAAGCACCGTTGAAGTTTATACAGTCACCGGTGATTTGAACAAAGATGAATTAAAAGAAGCTGCGTCCGGTCCTCTTTCCGACCATGTAATTCAAGACTTTTCCATAAACATTCCGCTGACCGGTGATTTCGATTGGCTAATCGAAGTCGGCTTTAGACCCGGTGTCACCGATAATGTAGGCAAAACCGCCCGGGAAGCAATTGAACTACTGCTAGGCAACAATATCGGTTCACGTAAAATTGGCGTTTATACTTCCCGCCAATACCGGATCTGCGGAAAAATCACCAAAAATGATGCTGAAAAAATCGCTTCCGGTCTTTTAGCCAACGATTTAATCGAGCGCTATCAAATCGTTTCTAAAAATGACTTTGATTTTGCTTGCGGAATGCCGGTTTATATCCCGCAAGTATCAGGCAAGGCGGATCTCGCAGTGGAAGAAATCAATCTGACCGCAGCCGGCAATGATGAACTTTTAAAAATCAGCAGGGATCGGATCCTGGCCTTAAATCTGACGGAAATGAAAGCAATGCGTGATTATTTTCGCAACAAAAAAACGGTCGGCACAAGAAATAAAATGGGGCTTGGCGAGAACATTACGGATGTCGAACTGGAATGTCTGGCGCAAACCTGGTCGGAACATTGCAAGCATAAAATATTTAACAGTCTGATCAACTACAGCGACGGGAAAAAGAAACAAACAATTAATTCTCTCTTTAAAACTTATATTAAAGACTCCACAACAAAAATACGCAAAGCCAAGGGCAGGAAAGATTTTTGTCTTTCTGTTTTTGTCGATAATGCCGGTATAATTAAATTCAACGATGATTTTAATCTGGTTTTTAAAGTAGAAACGCATAATTCACCTTCCGCTCTTGATCCCTATGGTGGAGCGCTTACCGGCATTGTTGGCGTCAACCGCGATCCATTTGGCACAGGCCTCGGAGCAAAGCTGATTTTCAATACCGATGTTTTTTGTTTTGCTTCTCCTTTTCATAAAAAGAAACTGCCGCCGCGCATTCTCCATCCGCGCCGAATTTATGAAGGAGTACGCGAAGGCGTCGAACACGGAGGGAATAAAAGCGGCATCCCCACTGTCAACGGCAGTATTGTATTTGATGAACGATTCCTGGGTAAGCCCCTTGTTTACTGCGGTACAGCCGGAATAATGCCCGCACGGATCAAGGGAAAAACAACGCATCAAAAAGAAATCAAACCGGGCGACCTGATCGTCATGACAGGCGGTCGCATCGGCAAGGACGGCATTCACGGAGCGACTTTTTCTTCTGAGGAGCTGCACGAAGGATCACCGGTAACGGCAGTGCAGATCGGTGATCCGATCACTCAAAAAAAAATGACCGATTTTCTGCTTGTCGCCCGTGATCGCGGACTTTATCGCGCCATTACTGATAATGGAGCCGGTGGACTTTCCTCTTCCATTGGCGAAATGGCGACTTACTCCGGAGGATGCGAATTCGATCTGATTCATGCACCTTTAAAATACGCAGGCCTTCAGCCTTGGGAGATTCTTGTCTCTGAAGCACAGGAACGCATGACGCTGGCTGTTGATCCTCGAAAAATAAAGTCCTTTCTGGAACTGGCGAAAAAGATGGGTGTGGAAGCAACTGTTCTGGGTAAATTTACCGCCTCCGGTAATTTTCATGTCCTCTTTGGCGGAAAAACTGTTGCCTGCCTCGAAATGGAATTTCTCCATGCCGGCGTTCCCCAAATGACACTTACGGCAAAATGGAAACAACCTAAAAATAAAGAACCGCGTTTTGCACCGCCATCTGATCTGGGCAAGGCGCTCATGGAAATGCTTTCCCGTTTAAATATATGCTCAAAAGAATCGGTGGTGCGTCAATACGATCACGAAGTTCAGGGAGGCAGTGTAATTAAGCCTTTGGTAGGCGCCGAAAATGACGGACCTTCCGATGCCGCAATAATCAGGCCTATTCTGGATTCCATGGAAGGAGTTGTCGTAGCGCATGGTATTTGTCCGCGTTACAGCGATATTGATACTTATCACATGACCGCCTGTGCCATGGACGAAGCAATCCGCAATGCCGTGGCCGTAGGCGCCGATATTGACCATCTGGCCGGTCTCGATAATTTCTGCTGGTGTGATCCCGTGAAGTCCGCAAAAACACCCGACGGCGAATATAAACTGGCGCAACTGGTGCGTGCTAATATGGCTATCTACGATTATACAACAGCTTATGGCGTTCCTTGTATTTCCGGCAAGGACAGCATGAAAAACGATTACCAGATAGGCAAAACGAAAATATCTATTCCTCCGACGCTTCTTTTTTCCGTTATCGGTAAAATTAAAGATGCAAGAAAAGCCGTTACTATGGATGCCAAACGCCCGCAGGATCTGGTTTATATCATCGGTGAAACCAAAGATGAATTAGGCGGTTCGGAGTGGTTTGCATCGCAAAAAGTCATCGGCAATAATGTTCCACGGGTCATTGCCGCAAAAGCGATAAAAACATACAGGGCATTACAT
Encoded proteins:
- a CDS encoding peptidylprolyl isomerase, encoding MEQVVERKKPGRKRTERKKIEEALRESEDKRRFILKDIEEAYYETDMVGKFTFINDAMCHLVGYTREELIGKRYWHLVDETTIRTLKDAVDKSYKTVNILDMEATRKDGTKLIFETSISVIRDIEGILIGFRGISRDVTKRRQLEYALKMNQEELITKNKEIDESREKIQLALEKLGKTYEELKASQLKILQQEKMASIGQLAAGVAHEINNPLAFISSNLGTLDKYINRLVDFIQTQSEVIESLKTEDVVEKIKEKRMELKLDYVIKDVKELIEESVDGSERMKKIIHELNCFSRMDEEEYKEADINECIESAVSIVWPELKYKAILKKDYGTLSLTKCHPHQINQVIVNLLINAVNSIEEQGEITIKTWDKDQSIWMAVSDTGRGISEKNIGKIFEPFFTTKDIGKGTGLGLSITYEIIQRHKGDITVKSEVGKGTTFTIRIPVL
- a CDS encoding branched-chain amino acid ABC transporter permease, giving the protein MDNSRQLFQYILSGLSNGAIYALIGFGFAMIYNATGIINFAQGEFVMLGGILTVFFLTVLKLSIIPAIVLAVAISTIVGVCFERLAIRPLQNAKPLSLIIITIGASIFIRGAAMLIWGKDTHALPAFSGNDPIYIAGATILPQHLWIFAVTVLTIMAGRIFFNYSIAGKAMRACAYNSQAAGLVGINVKNMVLLSFAISSAIGSMAGIIIAPLTMTSYDVGVMLGLKGFCAVIIGGMSSGLSTVMGGLLLGLLESLGAGYISASYKDAIAFIILLLILFIRPEGLFTKKETERF
- the livG gene encoding high-affinity branched-chain amino acid ABC transporter ATP-binding protein LivG (Part of the ABC transporter complexes LivFGHMJ and LivFGHMK involved in the high-affinity transport of branched-chain amino acids; LivFGHMK is specific for the transport of leucine, while LivFGHMJ is a transporter for leucine, isoleucine, and valine); translation: MLRLSGITKMFGGLTALEDVSFCVEDGSITGVIGPNGAGKTTLFNIVTGLYTQTAGEVYLGEKNISFLNTEELAGLGLVRTFQNVELFGQMTVLENVMVGLHTRSRSGIFSCAFKLPGHLKEEKYIREKSMEWLKFTGMADLADMKAGNLPFGKGRLLEISRALAAQPRVILMDEPAAGLNTRETDELALLIRKIRKAGITVTLVEHDMDLVMDICDSIVVLNLGKKLAEGTPREIQENPAVISAYLGSD
- a CDS encoding ABC transporter substrate-binding protein — encoded protein: MSKSIFRIVLVSFFCLLLGSIVFAAEPVKIGALFSVSGPASFLGEPERNTAEMMVAQINKAGGIKGRKLELVVYDTQGDATKAVQGVNKLIKDDKVVAIIGPSTTGDSMAVIPVVEKAEIPLVSCAAGIKITDPVKKWVFKTAQNDVLAVMKIYKHLQKQKISKIAILTVSDGFGSSGREQLKLQSKEFGMKIISDETYGPKDDDMTVQLTKIRDSEAQAIICWGTNPGPAKVARNVKQLGIKLPLYMSHGVSSKKFIELAGEGAEGIILPSGRVIVADQLPKSDPQKKALMNYVNEYRKNYKVEGDHFGGHAWDAVMLLKSAMEKGGFSPAAIRDQLEKTKKFSGIGGTFTYSPQDHAGLTSEAFVLVKIEKGDWKLIK
- a CDS encoding phosphoribosylformylglycinamidine synthase, with product MASRIEVGFKNGIRDALGEKVKRRIIDNISLPVEKVSTVEVYTVTGDLNKDELKEAASGPLSDHVIQDFSINIPLTGDFDWLIEVGFRPGVTDNVGKTAREAIELLLGNNIGSRKIGVYTSRQYRICGKITKNDAEKIASGLLANDLIERYQIVSKNDFDFACGMPVYIPQVSGKADLAVEEINLTAAGNDELLKISRDRILALNLTEMKAMRDYFRNKKTVGTRNKMGLGENITDVELECLAQTWSEHCKHKIFNSLINYSDGKKKQTINSLFKTYIKDSTTKIRKAKGRKDFCLSVFVDNAGIIKFNDDFNLVFKVETHNSPSALDPYGGALTGIVGVNRDPFGTGLGAKLIFNTDVFCFASPFHKKKLPPRILHPRRIYEGVREGVEHGGNKSGIPTVNGSIVFDERFLGKPLVYCGTAGIMPARIKGKTTHQKEIKPGDLIVMTGGRIGKDGIHGATFSSEELHEGSPVTAVQIGDPITQKKMTDFLLVARDRGLYRAITDNGAGGLSSSIGEMATYSGGCEFDLIHAPLKYAGLQPWEILVSEAQERMTLAVDPRKIKSFLELAKKMGVEATVLGKFTASGNFHVLFGGKTVACLEMEFLHAGVPQMTLTAKWKQPKNKEPRFAPPSDLGKALMEMLSRLNICSKESVVRQYDHEVQGGSVIKPLVGAENDGPSDAAIIRPILDSMEGVVVAHGICPRYSDIDTYHMTACAMDEAIRNAVAVGADIDHLAGLDNFCWCDPVKSAKTPDGEYKLAQLVRANMAIYDYTTAYGVPCISGKDSMKNDYQIGKTKISIPPTLLFSVIGKIKDARKAVTMDAKRPQDLVYIIGETKDELGGSEWFASQKVIGNNVPRVIAAKAIKTYRALHKAMQSGIIASCHDCSDGGLAVALAEVAFAGGLGMNIDLNFVPYRGKKRNDYILFSETASRFVVTVHPEDQGKFENIMAGNISSEIGFITSDGLFQVTGLDGKLIIKEKIRKLKDAWQKPLNF
- a CDS encoding DNA recombination protein RmuC, which gives rise to MEVFLIIIIVLIIAGFVLLYWRASRGSLDFANLVSRLDNLRDFQERTDRSVREEIARSRAEVQVQAQQERTELAQSFKSFEGSVQMRLAELTAATEKKIEAVRLVVDEKLKQIQEDNTRQLELMRETVNEKLHNTLETRLGEAFKLVSDRLEQVHQGLGDMRNLAADVGNLQKVLTNVKIRGTWGEVQLGALLEEILSPEQYLKNVKIQENGSDFVEFAIKLPGQSDSPADSVLIPVDAKFPVEDYQRLLDAQERADAVAVDSAVRQLEGSIKKAAKDISQKYLAPPKTTDFGIMFLPSEGLYAEVIRRTALVAVLQREHHIVVTGPTTFAALLNSLQMGFRTLAIQKRSSEVWKVLGEVKSAFGRFGDTLDAVHKRLEQAASSVDDARKKSKTIQNKLRDVEVLPDTSAGIILEDKIPAGEDL
- a CDS encoding branched-chain amino acid ABC transporter permease, with product MKEKRQQILIFLIFAAVVLVAPFFLKGNYLLNVLVFVGINTMLAVALNLLMGYAGQISLGHAAFFGMGAYISGVITTRFPVDPFLIIILAAFCAGALAFVIGFPILKLKGHYLAMATLGFGIIMYIIFNETVDFTGGPSGLSGIPNLHIGSLIFDNDLNNYYLVWVFTLAVMLLSINLFQSRIGRALRAIHDSEVAARVMGVNARILKVQIFTVSAVISAIAGSLYAHIMTFIAPASFGFNFSVELLTMVVIGGLGSIYGSFLGAAILTMLPEFLRVFQDFDIVVYGLMLILMTMFMPGGLVSGIEKLAEFASAKMKIKKDNNAQA